The following coding sequences are from one Lolium rigidum isolate FL_2022 chromosome 6, APGP_CSIRO_Lrig_0.1, whole genome shotgun sequence window:
- the LOC124661195 gene encoding uncharacterized protein LOC124661195, whose translation MMAKLPTFSRSAHRKPNESMRLVVVTIVGVVFGFFIGISFPTVSITKLHFPSSIVSYIEDKNSGLMAQAILNHAWTSARNVRENNGSEPSSNTTMRIYVPTNPRGAEMLPPGIVAQESDLDPRRLFGDPAEDLPTRPKYLVTFTVGISQKENINRAVKKFSDNFAILLFHYDGRVSEWDEFEWSKRAIHISVPKQAKWWYAKRFLHPDIVAPYEYIFIWDEDLGVEHFNAEEYIKLVKKYKLEISQPGLEPDKGLTWQMTKRRGDREVHKDTEERPGWCTDPHLPPCAAFVEIMAPVFSRDAWRCVWHMIQNDLVHGWGLDFALRKCVEPAHEKIGVVDAQWIVHQVVPSLGNQGQSENGKAPWEGVRERCRKEWGMFQTRIAEADKAYYEMMGVTPPNVTFVH comes from the exons ATGATGGCCAAACTCCCGACTTTTAGTCGCAG CGCGCATAGGAAACCAAACGAAAGCATGAGGCTCGTTGTAGTGACAATCGTTGGGGTGGTGTTTGGTTTCTTCATCGGAATCTCCTTCCCAACTGTCAGCATAACAAAG CTTCACTTCCCTTCTAGCATTGTTTCCTACATAGAAGACAAGAACTCGGGACTCATGGCTCAGGCTATACTCAACCATGCCTGGACCTCTGCTAGGAACGTGAGGGAGAATAATGGTTCTGAACCTAGTTCAAACACTACCATGAGG ATTTATGTACCGACCAACCCCAGGGGCGCGGAGATGCTACCACCTGGTATCGTCGCACAAGAGTCTGATTTAGATCCACGCAGATTATTTGGAGATCCGGCCGAG GACCTACCCACCAGGCCAAAGTACCTTGTTACTTTCACTGTTGGAATTTCACAGAAGGAAAACATAAATAGAGCAGTCAAGAAG TTTTCTGATAACTTTGCGATCCTGTTATTTCACTATGATGGCCGGGTGAGTGAATGGGATGAATTTGAGTGGTCAAAACGAGCAATCCACATAAGTGTCCCGAAACAAGCGAAATG GTGGTATGCCAAAAGATTCTTGCACCCTGATATCGTGGCACCTTACGAGTACATATTTATCTGGGATGAGGACCTTGGAGTTGAGCATTTCAATGCAGAGGA GTACATTAAACTTGTCAAGAAGTATAAGCTGGAAATCTCACAACCTGGTTTGGAGCCTGATAAGGGATTGACATGgcaaatgaccaagagaagagggGATCGTGAGGTCCACAA GGATACCGAGGAGAGACCAGGCTGGTGCACGGATCCTCATCTTCCACCATGTGCTGC GTTTGTTGAAATTATGGCTCCAGTCTTCTCTAGAGATGCATGGAGATGTGTATGGCATATGATCCAG AATGACTTGGTTCATGGATGGGGTCTGGATTTTGCTTTGAGGAAATGTGTGGAG CCTGCTCACGAGAAAATTGGCGTTGTTGATGCCCAATGGATTGTACACCAAGTGGTTCCTTCTCTTGGGAACCAG GGACAATCAGAGAATGGAAAGGCACCATGGGAAGGCGTACGAGAGCGGTGCCGGAAAGAATGGGGGATGTTCCAGACTAGGATAGCGGAGGCCGACAAGGCGTATTACGAGATGATGGGCGTCACCCCTCCGAACGTAACATTCGTCCACTAG
- the LOC124661196 gene encoding protein DEHYDRATION-INDUCED 19 homolog 5-like isoform X1, with the protein MCCVSCSDEPCPLPSEEKSKEEQRCSGAMEVEAEPSYNYGFLPTCRHQPYGPPPPHPPEEGELWEYFPCPFCYIEVEIPFIPNHLQEEHCFDTRNAVCPICAENLGKDMSAHFRFQHSHLLKRRKPSRHSISPWPAAPGKEPYEERNPYMMSRPRQDPEPDQLLSQFICGGGNEQSELESHGGASSHMSVRSAAISDAQRPSYRVSQVELEERLQRIEFLREIIASTIL; encoded by the exons ATGTGCTGTGTCAGTTGCAGCGACGAGCCTTGTCCTCTGCCCTCCGAGGAGAAGAGCAAAGAAGAGCAGCGGTGCAGTGGCGCCATGGAGGTCGAAGCAGAACCTTCCTACAACTATGGCTTTCTCCCTACATGCAGGCACCAGCCCTATGGCCCCCCTCCTCCACATCCACCAG AAGAAGGGGAACTGTGGGAGTACTTTCCTTGCCCTTTCTGTTACATCGAGGTCGAAATACCCTTCATCCCTAACCATCTGCAGGAGGAGCATTGCTTCGACACCAGAAATGCT GTTTGCCCGATATGCGCGGAGAACCTAGGGAAAGACATGTCTGCCCATTTCAGATTCCAACACTCCCATCTTCTCAAG AGGAGGAAGCCTTCCAGGCACAGCATCTCACCATGGCCAGCAGCGCCTGGGAAGGAACCATACGAAGAAAGAAACCCCTACATGATGAGCAGGCCACGCCAAGACCCTGAGCCTGACCAACTACTTTCCCAGTTCATCTGCGGCGGCGGCAATGAACAATCCGAACTAGAGTCTCACGGTGGAGCAAGCAGTCACATGAGTGTTCGTTCCGCAGCAATCTCAGATGCTCAGAG GCCGAGCTATCGTGTGAGCCAGGTGGAACTGGAAGAGAGGCTGCAGAGGATCGAGTTTCTAAGGGAGATAATCGCATCAACGATCCTTTAA
- the LOC124661196 gene encoding protein DEHYDRATION-INDUCED 19 homolog 5-like isoform X2, whose protein sequence is MCCVSCSDEPCPLPSEEKSKEEQRCSGAMEVEAEPSYNYGFLPTCRHQPYGPPPPHPPEGELWEYFPCPFCYIEVEIPFIPNHLQEEHCFDTRNAVCPICAENLGKDMSAHFRFQHSHLLKRRKPSRHSISPWPAAPGKEPYEERNPYMMSRPRQDPEPDQLLSQFICGGGNEQSELESHGGASSHMSVRSAAISDAQRPSYRVSQVELEERLQRIEFLREIIASTIL, encoded by the exons ATGTGCTGTGTCAGTTGCAGCGACGAGCCTTGTCCTCTGCCCTCCGAGGAGAAGAGCAAAGAAGAGCAGCGGTGCAGTGGCGCCATGGAGGTCGAAGCAGAACCTTCCTACAACTATGGCTTTCTCCCTACATGCAGGCACCAGCCCTATGGCCCCCCTCCTCCACATCCACCAG AAGGGGAACTGTGGGAGTACTTTCCTTGCCCTTTCTGTTACATCGAGGTCGAAATACCCTTCATCCCTAACCATCTGCAGGAGGAGCATTGCTTCGACACCAGAAATGCT GTTTGCCCGATATGCGCGGAGAACCTAGGGAAAGACATGTCTGCCCATTTCAGATTCCAACACTCCCATCTTCTCAAG AGGAGGAAGCCTTCCAGGCACAGCATCTCACCATGGCCAGCAGCGCCTGGGAAGGAACCATACGAAGAAAGAAACCCCTACATGATGAGCAGGCCACGCCAAGACCCTGAGCCTGACCAACTACTTTCCCAGTTCATCTGCGGCGGCGGCAATGAACAATCCGAACTAGAGTCTCACGGTGGAGCAAGCAGTCACATGAGTGTTCGTTCCGCAGCAATCTCAGATGCTCAGAG GCCGAGCTATCGTGTGAGCCAGGTGGAACTGGAAGAGAGGCTGCAGAGGATCGAGTTTCTAAGGGAGATAATCGCATCAACGATCCTTTAA
- the LOC124661194 gene encoding protein PIN-LIKES 2, translated as MVLPMDPQVVAAQSNWVSAVTPLLKLLCLAVIGLVLANPRTQIVPKATFKLLSKLVFALFLPCLIFVHLGESVTLDNVLQWWFIPVNVLLSTAIGCALGYVVALICRPPPQFFRFTVIMTGFGNTGNLPIAIIGSVCHTADHPFGPGCHRKGIAYVSFAQWVAVILVYTLVYHMMEPPMQYYEIVGEGNEIKEEPEEQVSNFSRPLLQEAEWPGMADKETDTSKTPFIARIFMSISGSSQATFPDIDFTEEGGVSGAGPSSPKSLRCLAEPKVVRRMRVVAEKTPIQHVLQPPTIASLLAIIIGMVPVFKAFVFEPDAPLSFFTDSLEILAAAVVPSVMLILGGMLAEGPNDNALGIRTIVGIIVARLLILPCIGIGVVTLADRLHLLVEDDRMYQFVLALQYSTPSAILLGAIASLRGYSVKEASALLFWQHICAVFSLSIYLIVYFKLLSYI; from the coding sequence atggtTCTTCCCATGGACCCGCAGGTTGTGGCGGCGCAGAGCAATTGGGTGTCAGCGGTGACGCCGCTGCTGAAGCTGCTCTGCCTGGCCGTCATCGGCCTGGTGCTCGCCAACCCACGGACGCAGATCGTGCCCAAGGCCACCTTCAAGCTCCTCAGCAAGCTCGTCTTCGCGCTCTTCCTCCCCTGCCTCATCTTCGTTCACCTCGGCGAGTCCGTCACCCTCGACAACGTCCTGCAGTGGTGGTTCATCCCTGTCAACGTGCTCCTCAGCACCGCCATCGGCTGCGCCCTCGGCTACGTCGTCGCGCTCATCTGCCGCCCCCCGCCGCAGTTCTTCAGGTTCACGGTCATCATGACCGGGTTCGGCAACACGGGGAACCTCCCCATCGCCATCATCGGCTCCGTCTGCCACACCGCCGACCACCCCTTCGGGCCCGGGTGCCACCGCAAGGGGATCGCCTACGTCTCCTTCGCGCAGTGGGTCGCCGTCATCCTCGTCTATACCTTGGTGTACCACATGATGGAGCCGCCGATGCAGTACTACGAGATCGTCGGGGAGGGGAACGAGATCAAGGAAGAGCCTGAAGAACAGGTCAGCAACTTCAGCCGCCCCCTGCTCCAGGAAGCCGAGTGGCCGGGGATGGCTGACAAGGAAACGGACACCTCCAAGACACCGTTCATCGCCAGGATTTTCATGAGCATTTCAGGCTCCTCGCAGGCTACGTTTCCTGATATCGATTTTACGGAAGAGGGGGGAGTTTCTGGTGCTGGACCGAGCAGCCCCAAGTCACTTCGGTGCTTGGCAGAGCCAAAAGTGGTGAGAAGGATGAGGGTTGTTGCCGAAAAGACTCCAATTCAGCATGTTCTTCAGCCACCAACGATCGCCTCCTTGCTTGCTATTATCATCGGCATGGTCCCTGTATTCAAGGCTTTCGTGTTTGAGCCTGATGCGCCGCTTTCGTTCTTCACCGACAGTCTGGAGATATTAGCTGCTGCCGTGGTTCCCTCGGTGATGCTAATTCTAGGAGGCATGCTTGCTGAAGGACCAAATGACAACGCCCTGGGTATCCGGACTATCGTCGGTATAATTGTCGCAAGGCTTCTGATTCTCCCATGCATCGGCATTGGTGTCGTGACGCTAGCGGACAGGCTGCATCTGCTCGTCGAGGATGACCGCATGTACCAGTTTGTGCTTGCACTGCAGTACTCGACGCCTAGTGCCATCCTGCTTGGAGCCATTGCGAGCCTCAGGGGTTACAGTGTTAAGGAAGCATCAGCGCTCCTCTTCTGGCAGCACATCTGCGCAGTGTTTTCTCTTTCCATATACCTGATTGTATATTTCAAGCTGTTGTCGTACATCTGA